The following are encoded together in the Bacillus sp. V2I10 genome:
- a CDS encoding bifunctional UDP-sugar hydrolase/5'-nucleotidase: protein MKHTVKIAFMFFLFVFILFLASVYGGSQGRAGTDENQLSEIHLLGMNDLHGQLNTHSVLSGKKVGGAEYLSAHINRLRQEHEHTMLVHAGDMTGGSPPISSIFQDEPTVQFLNQLRVDVGTPGNHEFDQGANELVRLVGGGFHPKTGFFKGTHSDYISANVINKATGKPMFPAYSIKEIDGVKIGFIGVVTTETNQFLLPENQDQIEIIDEATAINQTVEQLNKEGVKAIAVLAHVAAKSDENGENASEDLTEMAPNISDEVDVIFGAHSHQHANTVVDNKLIVQSYSYGKALSDVKLTIDRKKKEIVQKEAEIVLTEHKSVKPDQSALDLIKKYQDRLGEEYSTSVGRLPQNLSRKKNDQGESPLAGFIASALNEEMNTEISMVHHGGIRESLKEGAITKQQLIAALPFHHYAVKVSMTGKELKSILEQQWVLKAENLLQTEGITYSINRNAPPGERISDLKTAQGELIQDNRTYTAATSNYLASGGDGFKEFKQTDWIKKGPELSELLSDYLIDNQ, encoded by the coding sequence TTGAAACATACTGTGAAAATAGCATTCATGTTCTTTTTATTCGTTTTTATCCTTTTTCTTGCTTCTGTCTATGGCGGGAGCCAGGGACGAGCTGGTACAGATGAAAATCAGCTTTCAGAGATTCATTTGCTTGGAATGAATGATTTGCACGGACAGCTGAATACGCATTCCGTGCTTTCAGGCAAAAAAGTCGGCGGGGCAGAGTATCTTTCTGCTCATATAAACAGGCTGAGACAGGAGCACGAACACACGATGCTTGTTCATGCAGGTGATATGACAGGCGGAAGTCCCCCTATTTCTTCTATTTTTCAAGATGAACCGACCGTTCAATTTTTAAATCAGCTGCGTGTTGATGTCGGTACTCCCGGAAATCATGAATTCGACCAGGGAGCAAACGAACTCGTGCGGCTAGTAGGCGGCGGATTCCATCCAAAAACAGGTTTCTTCAAAGGCACTCATTCGGATTATATTTCAGCAAATGTCATCAATAAAGCAACAGGAAAACCGATGTTTCCCGCATATTCCATAAAAGAAATTGATGGTGTCAAAATTGGATTTATAGGTGTTGTTACAACAGAGACCAATCAATTTTTGCTGCCGGAGAATCAGGATCAAATTGAAATCATTGATGAAGCAACAGCCATTAATCAGACAGTTGAACAACTGAACAAAGAAGGAGTCAAAGCTATCGCTGTACTGGCGCATGTTGCAGCAAAGTCAGATGAAAACGGGGAGAACGCAAGTGAAGATCTAACAGAGATGGCGCCAAACATAAGTGATGAAGTCGATGTGATCTTCGGAGCGCACAGTCATCAGCATGCAAATACGGTAGTAGATAACAAGCTGATTGTTCAAAGCTACTCCTACGGAAAAGCTCTCTCAGACGTGAAATTAACGATTGACCGAAAAAAGAAGGAAATTGTTCAAAAAGAGGCTGAGATCGTTTTAACTGAACACAAATCCGTCAAGCCTGATCAATCAGCCCTTGATTTAATTAAGAAATATCAGGATAGGCTTGGAGAAGAATACAGCACATCCGTTGGAAGACTGCCTCAAAATTTATCAAGAAAAAAGAATGATCAAGGTGAATCACCATTAGCAGGCTTTATAGCAAGCGCTCTGAACGAGGAAATGAACACAGAGATATCCATGGTGCACCATGGCGGAATACGTGAAAGCTTAAAAGAAGGAGCTATTACGAAGCAGCAGTTAATAGCCGCTCTTCCTTTTCACCATTACGCAGTAAAGGTTTCGATGACAGGAAAAGAATTAAAGAGCATCCTGGAACAGCAGTGGGTTTTAAAGGCAGAGAATTTGCTTCAGACAGAAGGAATCACTTATTCCATCAATAGAAATGCGCCCCCAGGTGAAAGAATCAGTGATTTAAAGACCGCTCAGGGAGAATTGATTCAGGATAACCGTACTTATACTGCTGCAACAAGCAACTATCTTGCATCAGGCGGTGACGGATTTAAAGAGTTTAAACAGACAGATTGGATCAAAAAGGGCCCTGAACTATCAGAACTTCTTTCAGATTATCTGATTGATAATCAATAA
- a CDS encoding LCP family protein — MRSDNHIQKKKSRKKKVLVFFSILTLLFAGLGWFAYDQFVSGMNKTAAEANIKKTEYTFNGQKDENGNTNVLVLGSDSRGEKHARTDTIMIAQYNENTNKPKLLSIMRDSYVEIPGHGQNKINAAFAIGGPDLLRETIKHNFDIDIQHYAIIDFKGFESMIDTAFPEGVEINVENQMSEKIGVTIEPGLQNLDGEHLLGYVRYRGGADSDFGRVRRQQEVMNLLMKDMLTIEGITKLPKLAGVITPYINTNVDTSTGIFIAKDIITNKSDLETMRIPVDGSFENARYNGAGSVLDLNIEENREAIKTFMNS; from the coding sequence ATGCGTTCAGATAATCATATACAAAAGAAAAAGAGCCGCAAAAAGAAAGTATTGGTCTTTTTCTCTATCCTGACTCTTCTGTTTGCAGGACTTGGCTGGTTCGCCTACGATCAATTTGTATCAGGCATGAATAAAACAGCAGCAGAAGCAAACATAAAAAAAACTGAATATACATTTAATGGCCAAAAAGATGAAAATGGAAACACCAATGTTCTGGTGCTTGGCAGTGATTCAAGAGGAGAAAAGCATGCCCGCACAGATACCATCATGATTGCTCAGTATAATGAAAACACAAATAAGCCAAAGCTGCTTTCCATTATGCGTGATTCCTACGTGGAAATTCCGGGACACGGTCAGAACAAAATAAATGCCGCATTCGCTATAGGCGGTCCCGACCTGCTTCGCGAAACAATTAAGCATAACTTTGATATCGATATCCAGCACTATGCAATCATTGATTTCAAAGGGTTTGAAAGCATGATTGACACCGCATTTCCAGAAGGCGTAGAAATAAATGTCGAGAATCAAATGTCAGAAAAAATTGGTGTAACGATCGAACCTGGTCTACAGAATCTTGATGGCGAGCATCTATTGGGGTACGTGCGCTACCGCGGCGGAGCCGACAGTGATTTCGGCAGAGTAAGACGCCAGCAGGAAGTCATGAATCTTTTAATGAAAGATATGCTCACTATAGAGGGTATAACTAAATTGCCTAAACTTGCAGGAGTTATAACACCTTATATCAATACAAATGTGGATACGTCTACAGGTATTTTCATTGCAAAAGACATTATCACGAATAAATCCGATTTGGAAACCATGCGCATCCCGGTTGACGGCAGCTTTGAAAATGCCAGATACAACGGAGCCGGATCTGTTTTAGATTTAAATATTGAGGAAAATAGAGAAGCGATCAAAACATTTATGAATTCATAG
- a CDS encoding penicillin-binding transpeptidase domain-containing protein, producing MKKNYILAAIVLLVIILGACSKGPTPEERFQEYVSLWNEQKFSEMYDFLSADAKSKMTEKEFTDRYKKIYQSIEVISLKVTYDKPEEEADRGDEKKASLPYALKMETLAGPVEFEQDAVFVQEETDKEENWFLAWNPSMIFPQLKEGDAVRVSEIKPLRGSIFDKYGKGIAIQAKIPEIQVVPGQLGDNPEKVKAEAAKLLNLSVEDIEAKLSANWVKPDVSVPIMKVDPANKELLKKVTSLPGFQKADVDSRYYPQGESSAHLSGYVGGISAEQLEDLKDKGYTSTSQIGKAGLEYVYEERLRGKSGYRIFIDSSNETIAETPAENGEDITVTIDSGLQKQLYNQLKGDSGTAVALHPKTGETLAMVSSPSYNPNQFVFGMSGAAYQALAENPHKPLSAKFNKTFSPGSTFKPITAAVGLKTGGIEPEAVKKITGPSWQKGPEWGKYTITRVSDKYSSVNLERALVSSDNIYFAQAALDIGPEAFKKGLEEFGFSEEIDYPFPITTSSISTSDLAAEEILLADSGYGQGEVQMSPMHLAAAYTVFLNDGSMLKPYLEKKEQPAPVIWKEAIVSPENTSIILSDLIKVVEDPTGTAHDPKLPNIKLAGKTGTAELKTTKEEIGKENGWFVGINTENPELLITMMIEDVKDRGGSHYVVPKVKQVFSSYLK from the coding sequence GTGAAAAAGAATTATATATTAGCCGCAATTGTCTTGCTGGTCATCATTTTAGGCGCCTGTTCTAAAGGGCCGACGCCTGAAGAGAGATTTCAGGAATATGTTAGCCTCTGGAATGAGCAAAAATTTAGCGAAATGTACGATTTCTTATCAGCAGACGCAAAAAGCAAAATGACAGAAAAAGAGTTTACAGACCGATACAAAAAAATCTATCAATCCATAGAAGTCATCAGTTTGAAAGTTACATATGACAAACCGGAAGAGGAAGCAGACAGGGGAGATGAGAAAAAAGCTTCTCTGCCATATGCTTTAAAGATGGAAACACTTGCTGGTCCCGTGGAATTTGAACAGGATGCTGTTTTTGTCCAGGAAGAAACGGATAAAGAAGAAAATTGGTTTTTAGCGTGGAATCCATCGATGATTTTTCCGCAGCTGAAAGAAGGAGATGCTGTCCGCGTTTCTGAAATCAAGCCCCTGCGGGGAAGCATCTTTGATAAATACGGAAAAGGAATTGCCATTCAGGCGAAAATTCCTGAAATTCAAGTGGTTCCCGGTCAGCTTGGCGACAATCCTGAAAAAGTAAAGGCGGAAGCTGCGAAACTGCTGAATCTTTCTGTTGAAGATATAGAAGCAAAGCTTTCAGCCAACTGGGTAAAGCCGGATGTCTCTGTGCCGATCATGAAAGTCGATCCAGCGAATAAAGAGCTGCTTAAAAAAGTAACCTCTCTTCCGGGCTTTCAAAAAGCGGATGTTGACAGCAGATATTATCCGCAGGGAGAGAGTTCTGCCCACCTATCCGGATATGTCGGCGGCATTTCAGCGGAGCAGCTTGAGGACTTAAAGGATAAAGGGTATACAAGCACCTCGCAAATCGGAAAAGCCGGGCTTGAATATGTGTATGAGGAACGCCTGAGAGGAAAATCGGGCTATAGAATTTTTATTGATTCTTCAAATGAAACAATTGCTGAAACACCTGCGGAAAATGGGGAAGACATCACGGTGACAATTGATTCTGGTCTGCAAAAGCAGCTGTATAATCAGCTGAAAGGGGACTCTGGCACAGCGGTGGCTCTTCATCCTAAAACAGGAGAAACCCTTGCAATGGTCAGCAGTCCGTCCTATAATCCGAATCAATTTGTATTTGGCATGTCAGGGGCAGCGTACCAAGCATTGGCTGAAAACCCGCATAAACCGCTTAGTGCAAAATTCAACAAAACCTTTTCACCAGGTTCTACATTTAAGCCAATAACAGCAGCTGTCGGTTTAAAGACCGGGGGCATTGAGCCTGAAGCTGTTAAGAAAATTACTGGCCCATCATGGCAAAAAGGACCTGAATGGGGCAAATATACAATTACGAGAGTTTCTGATAAATATTCATCTGTTAATCTCGAACGTGCGCTTGTCTCATCTGATAATATCTATTTTGCTCAAGCTGCTTTAGATATTGGGCCTGAAGCCTTTAAAAAGGGCTTGGAGGAATTTGGATTCAGTGAAGAGATTGATTATCCATTTCCAATCACGACTTCCTCCATTTCAACTTCAGATTTAGCAGCAGAAGAAATTCTTCTTGCAGACTCAGGCTATGGACAAGGGGAAGTGCAGATGAGCCCTATGCATCTGGCCGCAGCCTATACTGTCTTTTTGAACGATGGAAGCATGTTGAAGCCTTATCTTGAGAAAAAAGAGCAGCCTGCGCCTGTGATTTGGAAAGAAGCGATTGTCAGCCCTGAGAACACCTCCATTATTTTGTCTGATTTAATCAAAGTCGTTGAAGATCCAACCGGAACAGCTCATGACCCGAAATTACCGAATATTAAGCTTGCCGGTAAAACAGGAACCGCTGAACTGAAAACGACAAAGGAAGAAATCGGAAAGGAAAATGGCTGGTTTGTCGGGATTAACACGGAAAATCCTGAACTTCTGATTACGATGATGATTGAGGATGTGAAAGACCGCGGAGGCAGTCACTACGTCGTTCCGAAGGTTAAACAAGTATTTTCAAGTTATCTGAAGTAA
- a CDS encoding TrkH family potassium uptake protein translates to MKRFKLFLQKLTPFQLIAAYYIIAVSVSVALLSLPVAHQEGVEWEFMDGLFTAVSAVSVTGLSVVNISDTLTVPGIFILMFVLQFGGIGVMTLGTFIWLIVGKRIGLRERRLIMADQNQYALSGIVNLMKQILLLILIIEFSGGMILGIYFLKYYPTWQEAFLHGFFNSISATTNGGFDITGASMIPYADDYFIQFVIILLITLGAIGFPVLIEVKTFLFSKKGKYRFTLFTKLTTVTYSLLVIGGTIMIALLEFQFFFQDKSWHETFFYSLFQSTATRSGGLATMDVSLFSEATLLILCILMFIGASPSSVGGGIRTTTFALNLLALYHFAKGNKTIKIFKRELHEDDVKKSLVVTLMAFVLCFTSVFILSITERFTFIEILFEVCSAFGTTGLSMGITPDLSIIGKCIIMILMFIGRIGIVTFIYIIGSKEAKPNYHYPKERVIIG, encoded by the coding sequence ATGAAACGATTTAAATTATTCTTGCAAAAATTAACTCCGTTTCAGCTGATAGCAGCCTATTACATTATCGCAGTCAGCGTTTCGGTTGCCTTGCTGAGCCTTCCTGTCGCCCATCAAGAAGGGGTGGAATGGGAATTTATGGACGGCCTTTTTACAGCTGTAAGCGCAGTAAGCGTAACTGGATTAAGTGTAGTTAATATATCAGATACTTTAACCGTACCAGGTATTTTTATCCTCATGTTTGTTCTTCAGTTCGGCGGAATTGGAGTCATGACGCTCGGTACTTTTATCTGGCTGATAGTCGGGAAACGAATTGGCCTCAGAGAGAGAAGATTGATCATGGCGGATCAAAATCAATATGCACTTTCGGGAATTGTAAATTTGATGAAGCAAATTTTGCTTTTGATCCTGATTATCGAGTTCAGCGGCGGCATGATCCTCGGCATTTATTTCCTGAAATACTATCCTACATGGCAGGAGGCTTTCCTGCACGGCTTTTTTAATTCTATAAGTGCAACTACCAATGGCGGCTTTGACATTACGGGTGCTTCGATGATTCCATATGCTGATGATTACTTCATTCAATTTGTCATTATTCTTTTGATTACATTAGGCGCAATCGGCTTCCCTGTTTTAATAGAGGTGAAAACCTTTTTATTCAGCAAAAAGGGAAAATACCGTTTTACGCTTTTTACTAAACTTACGACGGTTACATACAGTTTGCTGGTTATTGGCGGCACAATAATGATTGCCTTGCTCGAGTTTCAATTTTTCTTTCAGGACAAATCATGGCATGAAACCTTTTTTTACTCGCTGTTTCAGTCAACCGCAACGAGAAGCGGCGGGCTGGCAACTATGGATGTCAGCCTGTTTTCAGAGGCAACGCTCCTGATTTTATGTATTTTGATGTTTATCGGTGCCTCTCCGAGCTCAGTCGGGGGCGGAATCCGGACCACAACATTCGCACTGAATTTACTGGCGCTTTATCACTTTGCAAAAGGGAATAAGACGATTAAAATCTTCAAAAGAGAGCTGCACGAGGATGATGTGAAAAAGTCACTGGTTGTTACTTTGATGGCTTTCGTTCTTTGTTTCACATCCGTGTTCATCCTATCCATTACGGAAAGGTTTACCTTCATCGAAATCTTGTTTGAAGTATGCTCGGCATTCGGAACCACGGGGCTTTCAATGGGAATTACACCTGATTTGAGCATCATAGGAAAATGCATCATTATGATCCTCATGTTCATCGGCAGAATTGGAATTGTAACCTTTATCTACATTATCGGTTCAAAAGAAGCAAAACCAAATTATCATTATCCGAAAGAACGTGTCATTATTGGATAA
- the htpX gene encoding protease HtpX — MAKRIFLFILTNILVLITIGVVLTLLGVGSYVNASGEIDLISLLVFSAVVGFTGSFISLLMSKWMAKMMMGVKVLKPEQSLSVYERNLVDRVHRLSRAAGITKMPEVGIYQSREVNAFATGPSKNNSLVAVSTGLLEEMDDAAVEGVLAHEVAHISNGDMVTMTLLQGVVNTFVVFLARIAAWVASRFVREDMAPIVHFIAILIFQLLFSILGSLVVFAYSRHREFHADNGGADLAGKDKMVHALRALKGYTQRINNEQSSVATLKISGKRGLALFSTHPDLDERIRRLEAK; from the coding sequence ATGGCTAAACGGATTTTCCTTTTTATTTTAACAAATATTCTTGTGCTTATTACAATTGGCGTTGTCCTCACGCTTTTAGGCGTTGGATCATATGTGAATGCATCAGGTGAAATCGATCTCATAAGCTTGCTTGTTTTCAGTGCAGTCGTAGGTTTTACCGGGTCATTTATTTCACTCCTGATGTCTAAATGGATGGCAAAAATGATGATGGGGGTCAAGGTTTTAAAACCTGAACAATCACTGTCAGTTTATGAAAGAAATCTCGTAGACCGTGTTCATAGATTATCAAGAGCTGCCGGTATAACGAAGATGCCGGAAGTGGGGATCTATCAATCGCGCGAGGTGAATGCCTTTGCAACAGGTCCTTCAAAAAACAATTCACTTGTAGCCGTATCTACAGGACTCCTTGAGGAAATGGATGATGCAGCGGTTGAAGGCGTGCTTGCCCATGAGGTTGCGCATATTTCAAATGGTGATATGGTGACAATGACATTGCTTCAAGGTGTTGTAAATACATTTGTTGTGTTCCTTGCAAGAATTGCAGCATGGGTAGCATCGAGATTTGTCAGAGAAGATATGGCTCCAATTGTTCACTTCATTGCGATTCTTATTTTCCAGCTGCTGTTCTCGATTCTTGGCAGTCTTGTGGTCTTTGCCTATTCCCGCCATCGTGAATTCCATGCAGATAATGGCGGAGCGGATCTTGCCGGCAAGGACAAAATGGTTCATGCTCTTCGTGCTCTTAAAGGATACACACAGCGGATCAACAACGAACAATCCTCCGTTGCGACGCTGAAAATCAGCGGTAAACGCGGTCTCGCTCTATTTTCAACACATCCTGACTTAGATGAGAGAATTCGCCGTTTAGAAGCCAAATAA
- a CDS encoding DUF1836 domain-containing protein yields MNTIQLKRSDMTRLLLALKGESGHTPLELLNQLGIRKNSPEDALPDFIKNQKPFPRGLSTNEIVALAKLCELTSLKSTSIQNWIKRDIKELIGAPELGKKYSIEQAAILLIVRDLKSVFDFDTIRRLLMSLFNTISDRSDDLISPLTYYAAYGEILERMESITVFSLSEHEMEEEILKKIEASRDLFKDLSNELWIQVKSILTVTVLSVIASYLQRRTELFFHQHLEQK; encoded by the coding sequence ATGAATACAATTCAGTTAAAGCGATCTGACATGACCAGACTGCTGCTTGCTTTAAAAGGTGAAAGCGGACACACTCCGCTTGAACTGCTTAACCAGTTAGGCATCCGAAAAAACAGTCCAGAAGACGCATTGCCTGACTTTATAAAAAATCAGAAACCCTTCCCAAGAGGCCTATCAACAAATGAAATTGTAGCACTTGCAAAGCTGTGTGAATTGACGTCGCTGAAGTCAACATCCATTCAGAACTGGATTAAGCGGGATATAAAAGAGTTGATCGGCGCACCTGAGCTTGGCAAAAAGTATTCAATTGAACAGGCTGCCATATTGCTGATTGTAAGAGATTTAAAATCGGTTTTTGATTTTGATACAATCAGGCGGCTCTTAATGAGCTTATTTAATACGATATCAGACCGAAGCGATGACTTAATCTCTCCTTTGACTTATTATGCCGCATATGGGGAGATCCTCGAAAGAATGGAGTCCATTACAGTTTTCTCCTTATCTGAGCACGAAATGGAGGAGGAAATCTTAAAAAAGATCGAGGCATCCAGGGATCTTTTTAAAGATCTTTCGAATGAATTATGGATACAGGTAAAAAGTATATTAACGGTTACCGTTCTGTCTGTGATTGCCTCTTATCTTCAGAGAAGAACAGAGCTGTTTTTTCATCAGCATCTGGAACAGAAATAA